CCCACCGCGGGTACAACACGGAAACAGGGTATCAGTATGACAGTGAAATCTCAACGGTTGCAGCTACAGGGCCGGCAGGATGTGTTCAAGGCAGCCAGATGCATCTTCTTCATGCATCAGGTGTCCCAGCTTCGGCAAAGTGACGCAGGTGGCGTTTTTGATGCGCTTTGCGGCCTTAAGCGACGTGTCCGGTGGGACGGCTTTGTCGTTTTCCCCGGCAAGAAACAAAACCTGTTGGGATAGATTCGGTATGTCGCGCAGCAGACCGTCGAGCGACCATTGCGCCATCATCAAAAGCGTCGCTTCGACGTGATCCCGGTCGGAAATCAGCTTGTGATACTGCGCAAGGCCCTCGGGCTCCAGCGTGCTTCCCGTCGACGCAATCAGTGATTTGACCCGATCGGGTGAAGACGCCGTCATCGCGAAAAGTGGTGCGGTCAGGGGGTTCAGGGCCAGGAACTTGGCCATGGCAGGAAACAGCAGCCCCGCGATCCCGCGGAAATTCTCCAGCGCACCGTTGATCGAGATCAGCCGCGTGTTGGCGAGATCTGGCTGGTTCAAAGCCATCCGGAACATCAGCGCCGCGCCAGCGGAATGGCCGATAACAGCGGATGGTGTGAAATCCAGCTGATCCAGCAGATGCGCCAGATCATGGGCCATATGGTCAAGCCCGCAGCGCGATTTGTTGCCAAGCGTCGAAAAACCTTGCCCGGGCAAATCCACGGCGAGGGTCTGGAAATCCTCTGCGAGCCGGGGGAACATCTTGCGCCAAGAATGGGTCGACCCGCCCGCACCATGGATCAAGAGAACGCGCGGGCCTTCGCCATGTTCTTGCACATGCCATTTATGCGGTCTCGCAGTCACAAAGCGCGACGCCTGCGCCATCGGCCAGCTGTCTTTATGGCGTTCCCAATTCATCGTCGCGACTTAATCCAGAACGGCCTCAATGGCTTGGCTGACCCGATGCGCGTCAGCGCGCGGAAGAGGCAGATAGGGCGCAGCAAGGTCCAGCGCGAGGTCGGAAAGCGCTTTCTGCGGTCTGTTTCCGGTATCAATCACCAGCGCAGGGGTTTGCCGCGCGCGGATCATGCGGGCGATCTGCTTTGCGTCCTCACTTGCAGCGCTGCGATTGGCGGAGCCGTCCAGCGCGATGTTTGCGCGACCATCGGTTAGCACGACAATCGTGGGTGTTAGACCCTTGCCGCGGGTCTTTTCTGCCATCTGCAGCGCCGCTTCCAATCCCGCCGCCAAAGGGGTTCCGCCGCCACCGGGCAGGGCCGAAAGGCGCTTTTTCGTCTGTACAAGGGATCGGGTTGGCGGCAGCAAAAGGTCGGTTCCGGCCCCGCGGAAGGCGATCAGAGCGACATGGTCACGTCTCGCATAGGCCTCGGCCAGCAACAGCTCAACCGCACCTTTCGCCTCTGCCAGTCGTGCGAGGGCGGCCGAGCCAGAAGCATCCACAGCGAAGATCAGTAGACGATCGCTCTTTTCTTCGAACCGCTTCAAGCGGATGTCGCTTGCGCGCACCTGAAGCCGCCGGTCCGGCGCATGAAGTGCTGTCTTTCGAATAGTCTGCCACGGCGCCGCAGCCCTTAGGGTCGCGATCAGGTCGATCTGGGCCCCGCTTCCCAGCTGGCCCTTTTGCGACGGCTTCGGTCGGCCACGTCGGTTCCCCTTCTTGGCCGCGCCAGACCCGCTGCCCTGTGCGGCTTGACGAGCCTTCGTCAGATCAACGCGGTCGAGCAGATCTTTGGGCAAATTTGCAGCGACGGCTTGAAGCAATAACTCCTCAGGAAGATCGCGGCTTTGCGGTTGTTTAGACTCTCTTTCAGCGTCGTTTACGTTATCTTGCGCAGCAGTGGCTTCCTCCGGCATATCCTGCGGAATTTGCGTGGCACGAGGCCCGTAAACGAGTGTCAGAGCCTGCGACAGGTGGCTCTCATCGACATGGTCTGTACGTTGGATCGCGGCGAGCGCGCGTGCCGCGCGCAATGCAAAACTCGGGGCGCGCAGGCTGGTGATACCGAGCCGCAGTGCGACCCGCGTGACATCGGCGATCAGACCTGGATCCAGAAAGACCTTGGGCAAAGCAAGACGGGCAATTTCAATGCGGTCGTGATCAAGTACGATTTCCGGACAGTCGCGGTGCGACAGATCACCAAGATCGATATGGAAGGCGACGCGGTCGGTCAGAACCTCTGGTGCGCGCTCCTCTTCGCAGCCCTCATCCAGCAGAACCGCACAGTGGAAGCCATGGTCAAGAGCGATCGCAAGCTTGGCGGCGAGGCTACTGGGGCATCGTTCCGCCATGGTCAAAACGAGGTTTGCGGCTGCACCGTTCAAGACCCCTTCGGTCATGACCGTTTGCCCCGCCTCCAGGGTTGCGGCCAGATCGAGCCCGCCGAAGAGCTGGTCATCGCTGATCGCAGGGTGCAAACGGCGCGTGGTCCGAGGCGAAAGGGCCAGCGGCAATGCCGAAATCCAGCGGTCTCGGACCGGGCCGCTCCGCGCCTTCAGCCAGAAGCCACCCAGCCCCGCCGGGTCAACCGCCATTAAGGTCAACGCCAGCGTGGCGTCTTGCCAGGCGGGCGGGGCCGATGTCACGCAAGCACCTCGTCGATCACCCGCTGAACCCGTGTCGTAGAGCCCGCTTCGTCGAGCGGATCGCGCCGCAATCTGTGCCGAAGCGCGGACGGCGCAATCGATTTTAGATGCGCCGTGGTCACTGTCTCTTCGCCAAGATAGGCCGCATAGGCTCGCGCCGCGCGAAGCAGCGTCAGCTCGCCGCGCAATCCATCAGATCCCAGCTTCAGGCACAGCTCCGCACACTCACGCAGAATGGCCTCACTCGCGTCGACGCTCGGCAGCAGGGCGCGCCCTGCTAGTATCGCCTTGCGCAATTTCGTGTCCTGCCTGCGCCATTTGGTCAGGAATTTCTTCGTGTCGGTCTCGTAGGCATCGCGGCGGCGGATCACCTCGATCCGCGTGTCGATGTCGCTCGGAGAGCTGACTTCGACGGACAGGCCGAAGCGGTCCAGCAGCTGCGGGCGCAACTCGCCCTCCTCGGGATTGCCCGAGCCCACCAACACGAACTTCGCGGCATGCCGAACCGAAAGCCCCTCGCGCTCGACAACATTCTCGCCGGAAACAGCAACGTCGAGCAGTAAGTCGACGATATGGTCTTCGAGCAGGTTAACCTCGTCGATGTAGAGATATCCGCGATGCGCGCGGGCGAGCAGGCCCGGCTCAAATTCCTTTTTGCCTTGAGTTAGAGCCTTTTCGATATCCAGTGCGCCGACCACGCGATCTTCGGTCACCCCAAGCGGCAGGTCCACGACCGGGGTCGGTCGCTTAACCAGTTTCTTCGATGTGATCCGCGCGGGGTCGGGGCACAGTTCGACCCGCTCGCTGTTATATGGACAGCCGGCGACGGTCTCGATCTCAGGCAGCAGCGCCGCCAGCGCGCGCACCGCGGTTGACTTGCCCGTACCCCGGTCGCCAAAGACGAGCACGCCGCCGATGCTGGGGTCGATTGCGGTCAGGACCATGGCCTGTTTCATCTCTTCCTGCCCAACGATGGCGGAGAAAGGGAAAGGTTGGGTCATGATGCGACCTCCGATGGGATGATGTCTTGCAGGGGATTGCGCCCGTTCCACGACCCAGCGCTGCCCAGGATGTTGAACCGCGCATAAAGCTCTTCGCGAAACCAATGCTCGGCGCGGACGGCCTTAATGGCGCGGGCATGGGGGCCGTCCTTACGGGCGAAATTTGCCATGGCGTTGGCATCGGGCCAGATCGAGAAGGTGACCTGATGCAAAAGCGGCACTTCACCCACGCCGATTTTGAAGACGACGTTCGGATCGCTGCCGATCACATCGCTGATTGCTGGAACGCGCTTCCAAAAGCGCCACGCGACGCGGGGCTTGACGGTAGCACGGGTCAGAGCAGCAAGCGGTCCTTGAGACACGGAAATCCCGGTCTGAAAAGGCTCTGTCCCGGCCCAATTCCCCCGAACAGAGGCAGTACTGAGGAAAACCGTCCAATGCTCGTTTGCCCAAGACTGGTAGCGCCGGAAAACCGGGGCGCCGCTGGTTTGCCCACGCGCGATCTCTTCGGACGGCCAAGTTGCGAGGATCGCATAGACGCCGGTGTTCGGAATCGGTGTGAAACCTTCGCCGGTTCCGCTGCCCAAAAGCTTCCAAAAGCCTATATCGGGAACGCCGGGCAAGCTGAGCCGCGCAGCGCCCATCTGTGCCAACGCCCAAAGGCGTGACAGTGGCGTGGAAAACCGAAAGAAGCTGAGGCTTACGGTTTGGATAGCGACTCTCCCGACGTCATTATGTAAATCTAAGCTGACACATTCGGGTAGGAATTCCAAGAAATTACTGCGTAGGCCCCAGTAAATCATGGGAAAAGCCTTTGTTGTAAACTTAGCTAGACATAGCTAGGCTGATCCCATGACCAGACTCGATCCAAATCTCGCCACGCCGGATGATTTCAACGCACGCCCCGTCGCGGTCGTGATCGGCGCGGGCCTTGGTGGCCTGTCAGCGGCGATGCGTCTGGGGGCGAAGGGCTACAGGGTTGAGGTGGTAGACCGCCTTGATATGCCCGGCGGCCGCGGCTCTTCGATCAGCATGAACGGGCACCGGTTCGATCTGGGGCCGACCATCGTCACGGTGCCGCAAGTGTTCCGCGAGCTATGGGCAGCCTGCGGGCGGGACTTCGACACCGACGTCGATCTGCGTCCGATGCTGCCGTACTATGAAATTCGCTGGCCCGATGGGTCCAGCTTCAAGGCGTCCGGCTCCACCGAGGAGATGATGGCAGAGGTGAAGCGCCTCTCCCCCTCCGACGCGAAGGGCTACGAGAAGTTTCTCAAGGACAGCGAGGCCCGCTACGCCTTCGGGTTCGAGGATCTTGGCCGCCGTCCGATGCACAAGCTTTGGGACCTGATCAAGGTGCTCCCAAAATTCGGCATGCTTCGCGCGGATCGCTCGGTCTACGCCCATGCGGCCAAGCGCGTCAAAGACGAGCGACTACGAATGGCGCTGTCGTTTCATCCGCTGTTTATCGGCGGCGATCCGTTTCATGTGACCTCGATGTACATTCTCGTCAGCCATCTCGAGAAAGAGTACGGCGTGCACTATGCCATGGGCGGGGTCGCGGCGATTGCCAAGGCGATGCAAGGCGTGATCGAAGATCAGGGCGGCACCTGCACCTACGGCCAAGAGGTCAGCGAAATCCTTGTGAAGAACGAGCGGGCCGCAGGCGTCAAGCTTGTCTCTGGCAGGATCATTCCGGCTGACATCGTCGTCTCCAACGCCGACGCGGGCCATACCTACAAGCACCTGCTGAAGCGCAAGAAGAAGCGGTGGACGGACAAAAAGCTCGACAACTCCAGATGGTCGATGGGCCTGTTCGTCTGGTATTTCGGCACCAAGGGCACGCGCGATCAGTGGGGCGATGTCGGGCATCACACCATTCTGAATGGACCGCGCTATAAGGGGCTGCTCGACGATATCTTTTTGAAGGGCAAGCTCGCCGACGACATGAGCCTCTATGTCCACCGCCCCTCCGTCACCGACCCGTCCGTGGCGCCCGAGGGTGACGATACGTTCTACGTGCTTTCCCCCGTTCCCCATCTGGGCCATGACAATGGCGTCGATTGGGAGATCGAGCGCGACCGCTACCGCGACAAGGTCACAAAAGTTCTGGAAGAACAGCTGTTGCCGGGGTTTGCCGACAAGATCACCGCGTCGGAAATCTTTACGCCGCTAGAGTTTCGTGACCGCTACCTGTCGCCCAACGGCTCCGGCTTCTCCATCGAGCCGCGCATCCTCCAAAGCGCGTGGTTCCGCCCGCATAATGTCTCCGAAGAGCTGCCGGGTCTCTATCTCGTCGGCGCGGGCACGCATCCGGGCGCTGGCCTGCCGGGCGTCGTCTCCACCGCGGAGGTGCTCGACAAGATGATCCCTTCAGCCTTGAAAGTGCCTGCCGAATGATCCCCGCCGATGATCTGGCCCATTGCCGGGCGGCGATCCGAACCGGGTCGCGGTCCTTTTACGCCGCCTCCCACCTTTTGCCGGCTCGGGTCCGTGATCCCGCGCTTGCGCTCTATGCGTTTTGCCGTTTGGCCGATGATGCGGTGGACCTGAACGCAGAGAAAGCCGCCGCCGTGCTGTCCTTGCGCGACCGGCTCGATCTTGTCTACCAGGGCACACCCCGCGACGCGCCTGCCGATCGCGCCTTTGCCGCGATGGTGCGCGACCACGACATGCCGCGCGAGCTGCCGGAGGCCCTGCTCGAAGGTCTGGCGTGGGATGCGATGGAGCAGAAATACGAGACGTTGAGCGATATCAGAGCCTATTCCGCCCGCGTCGCCTCAGCCGTTGGCGCGATGATGACGGTGCTGATGGGCGTTCGAGATGCGGATGCCTTGGCCCGCGCCTGCGATCTGGGTGTCGCGATGCAGCTTACTAACATCGCCCGCGACGTGGGCGAGGATGCGCGCGAAGGCAGGCTCTACCTACCGCTCGAGATGATGGAGGACGAGGGGCTTGATCCCGACGCTTTCCTCGCCAATCCGCGCTTTTCCCGTGCGCTGGGCCGCGTGACCCGCCGCTTGCTGTCCGAGGCGCGGAGGCTCTATCACCGCTCAGAGCCGGGGATCGCTGCTTTGCCGCTCTCCTGCCGTCCCGGCATTTTCGCTGCGCGGCATATCTATGACGGGATCGGCAGCCAGGTGCGGCGCAATAATTTCGACAGTTTTTCGCAACGCGCGCATACCGGGACGGCCCAGAAACTGGGCTGGCTGGCACTGTCGGTCCTGCGCAGCGGGGTCGTGACCGTCATGCCGCAATCGGCTGTGCTATACGCGAAACCGCTGCTGGAGGTTCAGTTTCTCGTCGATGCCGCCGCCCGGCGCGAGCCCGTGCCGCAATCACGTGGTCAAGCCATGATTGAGCTGTTCGCGCAGCTGGAAGCGAAGCGGCACACGCAGCCCTGAGCCTTGCATCCTGTGCCAATCGGCTTAGGTGTGGCGCATGGATTGGATGCTGTTCGTCATATTTCTATGCGCCTGTTTTGCGGCCGGAACGACCGGCGCGGTCTTCATGCCGGGCGAATGGTATCGCAAGCTCGACAAGCCGGATTGGACTCCACCCGATTGGGTTTTCCCGCTGACATGGACCACGCTTTATATCTGCATGTCCTTCGCAGGCGCGCGGATTGCGGTGCTCGATGACAACGCCTATGCCGTCGCGCTTTGGGCGCTTCAGATTGCACTCAACACGCTGTGGACGCCAATCTTTTTCGGCTTGCGCAGGCTCGGTTTCGCGATGGGGGTCATTGTGGCGCTTTGGATCTCGGTGGCGGCGTGCTTGCTTGCGTTCCTGCAACTCGACTTCCTCGCGGCAATTGCCTTCGCGCCCTATCTGGTCTGGGTCACGATCGCGGCGGCGCTGAATTATTCGGTCTGGCGCCGAAATCCCGATATCGACGCGCTTGAGCCCGACAAGATCTAGAAGGTCCAGCCGGGTCTTCGGGGTACTTTGACCGCAAGCATCGGCTTGATGAGCGGGCTTGCAAATCGGTTC
The nucleotide sequence above comes from Litoreibacter ponti. Encoded proteins:
- the crtA gene encoding spheroidene monooxygenase is translated as MQTVSLSFFRFSTPLSRLWALAQMGAARLSLPGVPDIGFWKLLGSGTGEGFTPIPNTGVYAILATWPSEEIARGQTSGAPVFRRYQSWANEHWTVFLSTASVRGNWAGTEPFQTGISVSQGPLAALTRATVKPRVAWRFWKRVPAISDVIGSDPNVVFKIGVGEVPLLHQVTFSIWPDANAMANFARKDGPHARAIKAVRAEHWFREELYARFNILGSAGSWNGRNPLQDIIPSEVAS
- a CDS encoding phytoene desaturase, with amino-acid sequence MTRLDPNLATPDDFNARPVAVVIGAGLGGLSAAMRLGAKGYRVEVVDRLDMPGGRGSSISMNGHRFDLGPTIVTVPQVFRELWAACGRDFDTDVDLRPMLPYYEIRWPDGSSFKASGSTEEMMAEVKRLSPSDAKGYEKFLKDSEARYAFGFEDLGRRPMHKLWDLIKVLPKFGMLRADRSVYAHAAKRVKDERLRMALSFHPLFIGGDPFHVTSMYILVSHLEKEYGVHYAMGGVAAIAKAMQGVIEDQGGTCTYGQEVSEILVKNERAAGVKLVSGRIIPADIVVSNADAGHTYKHLLKRKKKRWTDKKLDNSRWSMGLFVWYFGTKGTRDQWGDVGHHTILNGPRYKGLLDDIFLKGKLADDMSLYVHRPSVTDPSVAPEGDDTFYVLSPVPHLGHDNGVDWEIERDRYRDKVTKVLEEQLLPGFADKITASEIFTPLEFRDRYLSPNGSGFSIEPRILQSAWFRPHNVSEELPGLYLVGAGTHPGAGLPGVVSTAEVLDKMIPSALKVPAE
- the bchI gene encoding magnesium chelatase ATPase subunit I, translated to MTQPFPFSAIVGQEEMKQAMVLTAIDPSIGGVLVFGDRGTGKSTAVRALAALLPEIETVAGCPYNSERVELCPDPARITSKKLVKRPTPVVDLPLGVTEDRVVGALDIEKALTQGKKEFEPGLLARAHRGYLYIDEVNLLEDHIVDLLLDVAVSGENVVEREGLSVRHAAKFVLVGSGNPEEGELRPQLLDRFGLSVEVSSPSDIDTRIEVIRRRDAYETDTKKFLTKWRRQDTKLRKAILAGRALLPSVDASEAILRECAELCLKLGSDGLRGELTLLRAARAYAAYLGEETVTTAHLKSIAPSALRHRLRRDPLDEAGSTTRVQRVIDEVLA
- the bchO gene encoding alpha/beta fold hydrolase BchO; translation: MNWERHKDSWPMAQASRFVTARPHKWHVQEHGEGPRVLLIHGAGGSTHSWRKMFPRLAEDFQTLAVDLPGQGFSTLGNKSRCGLDHMAHDLAHLLDQLDFTPSAVIGHSAGAALMFRMALNQPDLANTRLISINGALENFRGIAGLLFPAMAKFLALNPLTAPLFAMTASSPDRVKSLIASTGSTLEPEGLAQYHKLISDRDHVEATLLMMAQWSLDGLLRDIPNLSQQVLFLAGENDKAVPPDTSLKAAKRIKNATCVTLPKLGHLMHEEDASGCLEHILPAL
- the crtB gene encoding 15-cis-phytoene synthase is translated as MIPADDLAHCRAAIRTGSRSFYAASHLLPARVRDPALALYAFCRLADDAVDLNAEKAAAVLSLRDRLDLVYQGTPRDAPADRAFAAMVRDHDMPRELPEALLEGLAWDAMEQKYETLSDIRAYSARVASAVGAMMTVLMGVRDADALARACDLGVAMQLTNIARDVGEDAREGRLYLPLEMMEDEGLDPDAFLANPRFSRALGRVTRRLLSEARRLYHRSEPGIAALPLSCRPGIFAARHIYDGIGSQVRRNNFDSFSQRAHTGTAQKLGWLALSVLRSGVVTVMPQSAVLYAKPLLEVQFLVDAAARREPVPQSRGQAMIELFAQLEAKRHTQP
- the tspO gene encoding tryptophan-rich sensory protein TspO, producing the protein MDWMLFVIFLCACFAAGTTGAVFMPGEWYRKLDKPDWTPPDWVFPLTWTTLYICMSFAGARIAVLDDNAYAVALWALQIALNTLWTPIFFGLRRLGFAMGVIVALWISVAACLLAFLQLDFLAAIAFAPYLVWVTIAAALNYSVWRRNPDIDALEPDKI
- a CDS encoding magnesium chelatase subunit D — its product is MTSAPPAWQDATLALTLMAVDPAGLGGFWLKARSGPVRDRWISALPLALSPRTTRRLHPAISDDQLFGGLDLAATLEAGQTVMTEGVLNGAAANLVLTMAERCPSSLAAKLAIALDHGFHCAVLLDEGCEEERAPEVLTDRVAFHIDLGDLSHRDCPEIVLDHDRIEIARLALPKVFLDPGLIADVTRVALRLGITSLRAPSFALRAARALAAIQRTDHVDESHLSQALTLVYGPRATQIPQDMPEEATAAQDNVNDAERESKQPQSRDLPEELLLQAVAANLPKDLLDRVDLTKARQAAQGSGSGAAKKGNRRGRPKPSQKGQLGSGAQIDLIATLRAAAPWQTIRKTALHAPDRRLQVRASDIRLKRFEEKSDRLLIFAVDASGSAALARLAEAKGAVELLLAEAYARRDHVALIAFRGAGTDLLLPPTRSLVQTKKRLSALPGGGGTPLAAGLEAALQMAEKTRGKGLTPTIVVLTDGRANIALDGSANRSAASEDAKQIARMIRARQTPALVIDTGNRPQKALSDLALDLAAPYLPLPRADAHRVSQAIEAVLD